CGAGAAGGGAGTTGCCAGGTACGAGTACGTTGTTCTCCCCAACAGACAGAAATAGCGACTGACAACTGTCCAAGGCGAGGCGGCCTCGCAAAGCCAAAATAACCTCCGCCACGGACTTAGAGCACGGCAAGACGCACTTGAGCGTACTCTTCGTTGATGGGGAAGTGAAGGCAGATGCTGTCGAGGATACCGTCACACTCGCGCTGGCACCGTCACTGGTGGATAGCTGCCCGTGCCGTGCGTagccaccagcaccgcctgtTGAACCAGTGGACGACTTTGCCTTGCTGTGCGGGgaggccggcggcggcgacagtcGCAGGTAACTCTCCGTCGGCTCTACAATAATGGGAACCGTGCCGGCGCCGTATAACCTGCGTATTTTGCTGGACAGCAGGCAGCGGAATTCAAAGGAATGCATACACTGGTAGTAGGTGcgaggtgacggcggcagcagtggtggtggtggcgcaggcatCCCAGTGATTTGTGACGAGGTAGTGAGTGGCGGTGACGCAGACGGCACGAGGCACGTAGGTGCCAACGTTGGCGAGGGGATTTGCAGTGCATGAAGGTCTCGTCTGCCCGACACCTCGGCGCTGGCAGACGTATGCGAATCCCCTTGCAAGCAAGCGGCTGCGCCACATGATGGCACTGAACCATACACAGTGCACTGGCTACTCTGTCTCGCTTCTGTCTGCTCTTGCGTCGCTCCCTGCAGTGAGGATCGAtgcgtgctgctggtggtggcgctgtaagggaaggaagagatgGATGAGAGAGCCGTGGGGCTCTTGTCAGTGGAGGGCGTCGCCTCGTCCTTCGTTTGACGCGGACTCGTTTGAgcgagggtgagggaggcggcCCTGTTCCTGCTCTGGTGGCGGCCGTCCCCGTccccgtcgccgctgcattCGCACGGAGTCACATACGGCGCGGTCGAGGATGAGGGggacgatggcggcggtgaatgTGGTagtgcggcggcgcgcaacGAGGCATACCTGTCACCTCTACGTGGCATCTACGCTCAACGGGCACAGGGGCGGAGGTAGCTCGGAGGAAAACACCTCTCAGCAGCGAAAAGGTGGGACGCGTCGACTTCGCTTGCAGAGGGGGGTAACCAACGGTCTTCCTGCGTATGTCTAATTAAGCGGGGCGTGTGCCCCTAAGGCCTTGCAAGCAGTGAAGCAGTCCACAccagggaggggggaggagtggggggcTTTGGAGAGCGGCGACTGAAAGGACAAGCGCAAGACGCGGATAGAAGAGGTGAAGCGATGGGGAACCAAAAATAAATAAAATAGAAAAGACAAACGACTCTCGAGTGGCGGCTTCGAGTGGAGGTACGCGCGAAGGAATGTGATcgcaggggggaggaggtgagagaagagtggtAAGGAAGTGAAGAAAGAGACAGCGTGAGGCCAGGATGTGgggggagagtgggggggggggggggcaaagacACAGTGGGCCGTGGCTGCAGCTAtgtccacacacacgcaaccccctttcctctccctctccttcgcctcatTGCCACTTCGAATACACTTTGGTGTCTGCCCATCTACGCACATAGGAGGATGGAGTACCcaaggggaagaggtgctcTAGGCACGGTGTTTTCGTATATGTAGAAcgggcaaagagagagagacaagtgCTTGgcgcccaccgccgctgctgctgctggctgtgGATGGTTCACATCACAGCATATaagcgggagagagaaaagaaacactGAGGAAggaagcgcgcgcgcaagAGCAAAGAGAACAAATTCAGCAGGCGTTGAGCAATCGTACGCCCGGGCTCGTCTCCGTCAAACTCTCTTGCTGAGCGGcggaaacgagagagaggtggggaaggTATCGACAGGGGAAGTAATCCGCATTGGGTGGAAGGCAGGACTTCGGGGGTCGAAGATAGAAGAAACAgaaacacaaagagaggCTCATCTTGTGCCCATTGGGGCCTCTGTGTCACTGAGTAGTTCTgtatgggtgggtgtgtgtgtgtgcgtcgccCCACCACGTGGACTCCAACTATGCAGGCATACACGAAGGGCTTAGTCACCATGCCTGCACCCGTTGTCCTCAGGTAGCAGATGCgccggcacgcacacacacacacacacgcctctctcACTGAGTTTattctgctgctcttcgaCTTGTATTATCACCACGTCATTTGCTCAGTCTGAATGGGCTTGGTTCCTCCAGATCCCTCCAGTGCAGCGGTGTCCAGTTGTGAGAACGATGCGGGGAAAAGGCCTGTCCCTTGTCCATCATCAGGAGTCCCGTTGCACCAGCTGCCCCCTCACTGTCGTCGTCAAtgacgtcgtcctcgtctaGAGCAAGAGAGTTGCTCCATAGTTGACTCATTTCACGCAAGAGTTCCTTGGCCCTctccgaggcggcggcggcctgaCTTACGCgggcctccacctcccccatGGCGCCCCTGATGCCCTCCGCGTGATGCACCGCTGTCTCCCACGCCTCCTTTTCCGCTCTGTGTGCCGCCTCTTTTGCCTGTAGCTCCAGCTCGAGTAGCGTGCAGCGGAGCCGCAGCAGTTGATACTCgtcggcagcgtcgctggcgtttccctcctccgtgtCGTCACGGAGCGCCTTAATCTGGTGCTGAACGTGTCGGCGCCGGCGTGCCAGGCTGCGCGGTGTCAGCAGTGTTGTGGCCGTAGGGGTGGGCGGAGTGAAAACAGAAGTGCTGGAGCTCGTCAGACTCATCGTTACGCTGACAGAGGCGTTtcgcgcctcctcgcgctccgCAGGCACGGGCGCCGCTGTGAGTGCTGTAGAGGCAAAAGCGCCGTCACTGTTGACCTCACAGCTGAGTTTCCTTGAAGACGCCGACCCGTGCGAGGCCATGGCTGCCGTGCTGACGATCGCTATCGCATCTGCATTCGGCAATGGGGCGAGCGTGGGAGGGGCAGTCACGGCTTGCCAGGGGGCACATGGCGGTTGAGAAACTATGCCCTCATCGCGTGACACCAACTTCGCAGCAACGCACACCTCCGGAGAGCAGACGTCCCCTGCGTCGTTGCTCTCGACCTCTGCTGCTATGCGCATGGCAGACGGAGTCACAGAGAGTTGCACGGCGGAGAGCGAAGAGCCAGTGCGGCCCCACGTGTGCTCGACATCGCAACTGCACTCAGGTCCAATCGAAGTCGTCAGAGCTTGCATAGGCGTCCACCCAGGTGACTCCACAGTTAGCGATGACGCACCTGGTGGCAAAGGCGGACacatggaggaggacgcgctCGTGGAACGCCCTGCAAGGACACGGCGACGCTCCACCGAAGAGGTGCGAGACGCCGCCTCGGCCGCAGTGAGCGCATCCATTTCCATTATACTCCTCTCTGTATCGTCATGCTCCACAAACGACGCAAAGGCGCTGCTTGGTAGTGGGCCTGACGCGTAGCCAGACGTGCAATGCAGGCTCTCGCACCTATGAGGCCCGACTACGATAGTCTCGGAGATGGGAGTGATGGTGCCGATGCTCCCCTCGGTGTCACACCTGTGGTTTCCCTTCACCTGCGGGTGCAGAGCGGCTGCGAGCGTCTCGGCGCGCAGCTCTGACTTTTCCAGTGCCAACTCGAACTCCTCTGCTCTCCGCATGGCGGCGCGTTCGGCAGCGCGAGTTACAACCAGCATCCCGACTAACTCTTCCACATCCTCCGTGGCTTTGCGAGAGTCGCGCTCTAGAGCTGACTGCTCCTGCAATAGTCTGGCGTAGTGGTGCTGGTAGTACTGCTGGAGCATTGCGAGCTGACTGGTTTGCCGATCAAGCCGCAGCTGTAGCTGGTGTTTGTCCGagtgcagcgtgtgcgtgtgctgctcgaggagACGAATATACGCCTCCAGTTTATGCGTGTAGGCGGTGCcaaacgcagcagcagtggcgtcatcagcagcagagctCGTGTACacaccttcgctgctgtCCTCTCGCACTGCAGACTTTTTCAGGCTGTATTCTGCGAGATGAGGAACGCGTGCCTTGCAATTTATCCCATCAATACAAGGCCGCTCTGCAGTGACGCGCTCCTCGCAGCGCTTTTCCGAAGCTCCGCTGATCGGCACGCCTGCACTATCCATGGGCTGTGACggaggacgaagagaaggcgctgAAGACCATCCACGGTCATAAAGCACCTGCAAGGAtttcgccagcgccgctgctctggcCTGCGCGACGCTCAGCTGCGCTTGCAGGagtcgctgctcctcgcaCACTTGCCGCACCCATACCTCTGCGTCTTGCTGAAGGGCAACGCGCAACCTGTCCTGCCAGCCTTCCTggtcctgcagctgcagaatACGCACGATACCGCAAGAGCTTCTCACGATGGAcgacggaggtggagagaaagagtaCGCTGAGGCCTCCGGCTGCAGTGTATCCGCGAGCCGTCCACGTCGCCCGTCAGGTGTGGTGGACGATTCAGCGCTCACATCAGCTACTGCGGAGGTGACGAGGTGACCGTTGTTGGCGCCGTCCTGCAATACTCGAGCCGGCAGCGGAGTGCGGGATTTAGCAGCAGGGCAGCAATCGCCCCTTTCTCCCACAACTTCGCCGGACGTAGATGTCATCTCGCGTGCCTCATCCTCACATGTTCGTCGGTCATTCTGTTCCGCGGCGATAGCAAACGCTGATGTGAGAGGCACTGGTGGGGTGCCAGATACACATACCGCAATCGGCGAAGAAGCGTTGGTGCCTTGGACGTCTTCAACTCGCTGAGTCCTACTGTGACCTCGCACTGGTGTAGCCTGATACACTTGCCGTGGGTGTGACGgtgatggcgacggcgatgaggaTGATGGCAACGGCTCCCCTCGGAGATGAGCGTCGCCCTCTTCACGCGTATGCTGCGGTGGGATCGCCAGTGCTAAAGACGATGGAACGGTAGAGTGAGAAACGGCGGATAGGGGAGTTGGCGGGGGCGGAAcgaccagctgcagcggctccgcTACTGCTGGAGATGGGAAAGTGGACGGAGTCATCCAAGGCCCATGCAGATGCGTGCGAGTTGGCTCGCTATCACCACGCCTCGCTTCCTCTACCGCACTCGCGTGGTGTGTCCTCACGCCGGCTGGGACTGCAACTGTGGCGGTGcaaagcggcgccgctgtcggtgtCTGCACAGCAAAAGATGCGGATGTCGAGTACCGTCGATGGGCCACCGCGTTCCACGACAACTCCTCCATGCTCGTGCCCTTGTCGGTCACCGCATGTACCTCGTCCTCGCCAACCGGAGAAGCGGACTCAAACGACTCTGGCTGAAATGTAAAGGAATCAGTGATACCTCGTCCTTCGAGTTGCCCCTCTGACGCCGGTGCACGCACGGCGTCAGCCCTAGGGTGGAGCATGGCATCGCCGCAGACGAATGGAGGcacggaggtggtggtgggagaggagggacgGCGCGCAGATGCATCAGAGACCGATAAAGGAAGCGAAGTGCAGTAATTTTCAATCGACGTGCCTACGCTAACCGGAACTTTCCCCcagagacgcagcggcggagcgcTTGGACAGGCGCGGCGCATACGGTCACATGCCTTCAACTCGCGCATGCGATCTGTCTCCACGCTACGCGCATGGCCACAACTCTCATGGCTCATGCTGTTGGCACTTGTGGATCCAACCACACCGGCTGATCTCTCGCAATGACGATCGCCTGCTGTCAGAGAGGCGGGGCTGCCGTTTCAGTGCGCGAGCGCTCGCCAGACTTAAAAGTGAATGCTCCCTACGTGTGGAGGTAACGTTTTGGTGCTTTGCGTCTAGTTTTTGatgggtgaggagggagttGGAGATGTGAAAGAGgagtgctgcagctgccgtcgctccctctcctgctgGTACTTTCTCCAGTATTGTTTGTCGCTTCCGCCCGCTCCTTCCTGTTCTGTTTTGGTGTTTGTTTTCCTCGATCGGGCCGTCCAACCCTCCCGCCACACATCGAAGCTGAGGCGGATTCAGCGCGAGTAACTGGCGTAATGTGGCCGGGTGCGCTTTGTACGTAGAGTGTTtggtgaaggtggagaagaagaagtgTGAGTAGAGAAGGACGAAAAGAGGTGCacaccagcacgcacacacacaggcgcaacAGTGGCATTCATGAAGAAGCGCACTGCTGTCACGGGCTTGCATGGCATGAGAAGTCAGATGCTGAGATGACACGCTCTGGgtgtgagagggggagcgatggcggaggagggaatgaaaagcagcgcctcgccgcgCGCAGAGGGTCCCACCTCACTCTACTCCCCTAGCCAAACAGGAGAAGCCTCACCTTCAGCAGATGTGTGGACAgccacagagagcgagaagagaaatggATATAAAGAACTCACGCATCCGTTCCTCCCTCGTCCCCGCTCCCTACACCACCTGCCACCCTTTTCAGTGTCGTACGCATTCAAGCTCGCCAAGTATTACTTCGATGCATTCGTCTTTCCCTTCAGGCCAGTGTGGTGCGCGCAGGTGATCAGAGGACGCCAATGCAGCCGCGTAATGGACACATGCAAGAGGCAAAAAGGCACGGCAGAAGACGGGAGAATGCCTGAGCGGCTTGCAGTGTAGGACTGGCAAGTGTCTCACTCACGCTTCCGCGTGGAGACCAGAAGAGCCGCAAGAGCCGCGGTAACACAATCCTCCCACCGAgcgaagcagagaaagagatggcTGATTGGCACAAGTGCGTAGGCACACGTGGCTGTTCGCTTACATCCCTGGAAGCAAAAATAAAAATAAACTTCGATGGCGTTTGAGTCCTCGcgaaggggggtggggcggggagcaaatgtgctgccgccaccgccttctaAAGTCGACCCTTGGGCACCTACAAGGCAGGActctcagctgctgctatcCGGGGCGCCGCCTTCGGCAAACGCGCCGGTCCGCTCCTGGGCCGCCCGCAGCTCCGCAATCTCaaggagca
Above is a window of Leishmania panamensis strain MHOM/PA/94/PSC-1 chromosome 22 sequence DNA encoding:
- a CDS encoding hypothetical protein (TriTrypDB/GeneDB-style sysID: LpmP.22.1190) — protein: MSHESCGHARSVETDRMRELKACDRMRRACPSAPPLRLWGKVPVSVGTSIENYCTSLPLSVSDASARRPSSPTTTSVPPFVCGDAMLHPRADAVRAPASEGQLEGRGITDSFTFQPESFESASPVGEDEVHAVTDKGTSMEELSWNAVAHRRYSTSASFAVQTPTAAPLCTATVAVPAGVRTHHASAVEEARRGDSEPTRTHLHGPWMTPSTFPSPAVAEPLQLVVPPPPTPLSAVSHSTVPSSLALAIPPQHTREEGDAHLRGEPLPSSSSPSPSPSHPRQVYQATPVRGHSRTQRVEDVQGTNASSPIAVCVSGTPPVPLTSAFAIAAEQNDRRTCEDEAREMTSTSGEVVGERGDCCPAAKSRTPLPARVLQDGANNGHLVTSAVADVSAESSTTPDGRRGRLADTLQPEASAYSFSPPPSSIVRSSCGIVRILQLQDQEGWQDRLRVALQQDAEVWVRQVCEEQRLLQAQLSVAQARAAALAKSLQVLYDRGWSSAPSLRPPSQPMDSAGVPISGASEKRCEERVTAERPCIDGINCKARVPHLAEYSLKKSAVREDSSEGVYTSSAADDATAAAFGTAYTHKLEAYIRLLEQHTHTLHSDKHQLQLRLDRQTSQLAMLQQYYQHHYARLLQEQSALERDSRKATEDVEELVGMLVVTRAAERAAMRRAEEFELALEKSELRAETLAAALHPQVKGNHRCDTEGSIGTITPISETIVVGPHRCESLHCTSGYASGPLPSSAFASFVEHDDTERSIMEMDALTAAEAASRTSSVERRRVLAGRSTSASSSMCPPLPPGASSLTVESPGWTPMQALTTSIGPECSCDVEHTWGRTGSSLSAVQLSVTPSAMRIAAEVESNDAGDVCSPEVCVAAKLVSRDEGIVSQPPCAPWQAVTAPPTLAPLPNADAIAIVSTAAMASHGSASSRKLSCEVNSDGAFASTALTAAPVPAEREEARNASVSVTMSLTSSSTSVFTPPTPTATTLLTPRSLARRRRHVQHQIKALRDDTEEGNASDAADEYQLLRLRCTLLELELQAKEAAHRAEKEAWETAVHHAEGIRGAMGEVEARVSQAAAASERAKELLREMSQLWSNSLALDEDDVIDDDSEGAAGATGLLMMDKGQAFSPHRSHNWTPLHWRDLEEPSPFRLSK
- the ATG12 gene encoding ATG12/APG12, putative (TriTrypDB/GeneDB-style sysID: LpmP.22.1180), encoding MPAPPPPLLPPSPRTYYQCMHSFEFRCLLSSKIRRLYGAGTVPIIVEPTESYLRLSPPPASPHSKAKSSTGSTGGAGGYARHGQLSTSDGASASVTVSSTASAFTSPSTKSTLKCVLPCSKSVAEVILALRGRLALDSCQSLFLSVGENNVLVPGNSLLGDLYERYRNPDGFLYLGYLLENTFGGDVRSTAEEAAAIL